The following DNA comes from Mycobacteriales bacterium.
GGCCGGGGTTGTCATGCGAGCTCCTGCTCTGCTTCTGCGGGTGTGACCGGGGTGACGAATCGGGGCACCGGCGGGCAGTACGCCTCGCCGAGCGCGCCGTTGAACCTGTTCAGCAGCTCTCCGAAGGTGGCCAGCTCGGTGTCGGTCCACCCGGCCACGGCGGCCGCGAGCAGGTCCCGGCGCAGCCGCTTGACCTGCGCGCAGACCTCGCGGCCGGAGTCGGTGATGGCCAGCAGGCTGGCCCGGCCGTCGGACGGGTCGGGCTCCCGCCGGACCAGCCCGCGCCGGACCAGCTCGGCGACCTGCCGGCTGATCGTGGACGGGTCGGCGTGGGCGAGCTCGGCCAGGGCGCCGGGACGCTGTGGTGCCTGCATCAACGGGAACAGCAGCAGCATCGCCGACCGGTCGTGACCGACCACGGAGCTGCCCTCGCGGGCGGCCGCGGCCTTCAGCGGATGGATGAGCCGCAGCAGCGTGCTCACCTCGGTGGCGAGCTG
Coding sequences within:
- a CDS encoding MarR family transcriptional regulator, with product MDRAASEEQLATEVSTLLRLIHPLKAAAAREGSSVVGHDRSAMLLLFPLMQAPQRPGALAELAHADPSTISRQVAELVRRGLVRREPDPSDGRASLLAITDSGREVCAQVKRLRRDLLAAAVAGWTDTELATFGELLNRFNGALGEAYCPPVPRFVTPVTPAEAEQELA